One part of the Truepera radiovictrix DSM 17093 genome encodes these proteins:
- a CDS encoding lipase family protein: MLPTLPLRTLRPLCLSATLAASALGWAQTGNLVSAELISTFAASDIATSAQAAANGTALPEAQVDVEAFLVEYTSVDRNGDDVIITAQLFLPAEVLEPMRYIFGPGTTGLVDRCAPSRELTDGVVISNYLTYGSAMAALGVPTLLPDYLGLGDPERIQPYMSSRDEAHVMLDGARALEQFLAERRPEAPEGPVFFGGYSRGGHASLAGADLWAEYAPDVELAGVIGYGSSADLEALLRDWQVAAPYIVFVMSRLYPEIDPAEILVPYYAENLFAEVTENCVDGIQRNFPREPEALFQPDFIAALYGEGLAEAFPAFHAALEENKPGLAGHGVPVKLTQGENDTVVRLSSQNRYVDELCATGATVHYPIYEGVLHDTRWVAMEATLAWMRALTVGQTPPNDCAAQ; this comes from the coding sequence ATGTTGCCAACCCTTCCGCTGCGAACCCTTCGACCCCTCTGCCTAAGTGCCACGCTCGCCGCGAGCGCCCTTGGCTGGGCACAGACCGGCAACCTCGTCTCCGCCGAGCTGATCAGCACCTTCGCCGCCTCGGACATCGCCACGTCGGCGCAGGCGGCCGCCAACGGTACGGCCCTCCCAGAGGCGCAGGTCGACGTCGAGGCCTTTTTGGTCGAGTACACGAGCGTCGACCGCAACGGCGACGACGTCATCATCACCGCACAGCTCTTTTTACCCGCCGAGGTGCTCGAGCCGATGCGCTACATTTTCGGCCCCGGCACGACGGGTCTGGTCGACCGCTGCGCCCCCTCGCGCGAGCTGACCGATGGGGTCGTTATCTCCAACTACCTGACCTACGGCTCGGCGATGGCCGCGCTCGGCGTCCCGACGCTGCTACCCGACTACCTGGGGCTCGGCGACCCCGAGCGCATTCAACCCTACATGAGTTCGCGCGACGAGGCGCACGTGATGTTAGACGGCGCCCGCGCGCTCGAGCAGTTTCTCGCCGAAAGGCGCCCCGAGGCGCCGGAGGGCCCCGTCTTCTTCGGTGGGTACTCGAGGGGGGGGCACGCTTCGCTGGCGGGCGCAGACCTGTGGGCCGAGTACGCGCCCGACGTTGAACTCGCCGGCGTTATCGGCTACGGCTCCTCGGCCGACCTAGAGGCGCTGCTGCGCGACTGGCAGGTCGCCGCGCCCTACATCGTCTTTGTCATGAGTCGCCTCTACCCCGAGATCGACCCCGCCGAGATCCTGGTCCCTTACTACGCTGAGAACCTCTTCGCCGAAGTGACCGAAAACTGCGTCGACGGCATTCAGCGCAACTTCCCCCGCGAACCCGAAGCCCTCTTTCAACCCGACTTTATCGCGGCGCTCTACGGCGAGGGGCTCGCGGAGGCGTTTCCCGCCTTTCACGCGGCCCTAGAGGAGAACAAGCCGGGTCTTGCCGGGCACGGGGTACCGGTCAAGCTCACCCAGGGCGAAAACGACACCGTGGTGCGCCTCAGCAGCCAAAACCGCTACGTCGACGAGCTCTGCGCAACCGGCGCCACCGTCCACTACCCCATCTACGAGGGTGTGCTGCACGACACCCGTTGGGTCGCGATGGAGGCCACGTTGGCGTGGATGCGCGCGCTCACGGTAGGTCAGACCCCCCCCAACGACTGCGCGGCGCAGTAG
- a CDS encoding class I SAM-dependent methyltransferase — protein MTGSANGAPPVAVSWEAGLEEAARGLAARLGLPLALPGHEVAPLHLHLGAARLELRETGLEAAGPVYADFTAGRADYRRRFGGGSSQLIARAVGLRGAVKPHVVDATAGLGQDAFVLASLGATVTLIERSGVVGALLDDALTRARAHPVVGEIAARMHLVLGDAREVLEGLKGTEARPDVVYLDPMYPHRRMRALPKKEMRVFRRLVGDDADAEALLQAALGCARSRVVVKRPRGAPALGARPSGHLESKNTRFDLYVLPGAPSDV, from the coding sequence ATGACGGGTTCTGCAAACGGTGCACCCCCTGTCGCGGTCTCCTGGGAGGCCGGCCTCGAAGAGGCCGCGCGAGGGCTGGCGGCGCGGCTCGGTCTACCGCTGGCACTCCCGGGCCATGAGGTCGCCCCCTTGCACCTGCACCTCGGTGCGGCGCGGCTCGAGCTGCGCGAAACCGGCTTAGAGGCCGCCGGGCCGGTCTACGCGGACTTCACTGCGGGCCGCGCCGATTACCGCCGGCGTTTCGGCGGGGGCAGCTCGCAGCTCATCGCCCGCGCGGTGGGGCTTCGGGGCGCGGTTAAACCGCACGTCGTGGACGCCACGGCGGGGCTCGGCCAGGACGCCTTCGTGCTCGCCTCGCTGGGCGCCACGGTGACGCTCATCGAGCGCTCGGGGGTCGTCGGGGCGCTGTTGGACGACGCCTTGACCCGCGCGCGCGCGCACCCCGTCGTCGGGGAGATCGCCGCGCGGATGCACCTGGTTCTCGGGGACGCGAGGGAGGTCTTGGAGGGGCTTAAGGGCACGGAAGCGCGCCCCGACGTCGTCTATCTCGACCCCATGTACCCACACCGCCGCATGCGCGCGCTGCCGAAAAAGGAGATGCGCGTCTTTCGGCGTCTGGTTGGCGATGACGCGGACGCGGAGGCGCTGCTCCAGGCCGCGCTAGGGTGCGCCCGCTCCCGCGTCGTCGTCAAGCGTCCGCGGGGGGCGCCCGCGCTCGGCGCACGGCCGAGCGGACACCTAGAGAGCAAAAACACCCGCTTCGACCTCTACGTCCTACCTGGCGCCCCGAGCGACGTGTGA
- a CDS encoding phytoene desaturase family protein, which produces MEAPYAQTEPSRDAYDAVVVGSGPNGLAAAITLARAGLSVVLLEAKDAPGGGLRSAELTLPGFTHDLCSAIHPFGRASPFFRSLPLEAYGLSWVEPPLPLAHPLGGGDAVVLERSLEATSDALGRDGAAYRWLMAPPARHWEALADDILGPLLRVPRHPVALARFGVRAGPSASWTARALFREERARALFAGLAAHTILPLERLTTSAIAVVLGALGHAVGWPFPRGGAQSLADALVRFFTALGGEVVVNAPVHRVDALPRAKAVFFDLTPRQLVAILGERLPARYRRRLLRYRYGAGAFKVDYALSGPVPWLAEACSRAGTVHLGGTLAEIAHAEREVARARHPARPYVLVAQQSLFDPTRAPAGQHTLWAYCHVPHGSAQDMTRAIEAQLERFAPGFGARVIAKSVRTPAELERYNPNYLGGDISGGVNDLLQLLARPVLHPNPYRTPATGVYLCSASTPPGGGVHGMAGFNAARRALAEVWGVGASAGEP; this is translated from the coding sequence ATGGAAGCGCCCTACGCGCAGACAGAACCCTCCCGCGACGCCTACGACGCCGTGGTGGTCGGCTCGGGACCCAACGGCCTCGCCGCCGCGATCACGCTCGCGCGCGCGGGGCTCTCGGTAGTGCTCCTCGAGGCCAAAGACGCCCCTGGCGGCGGTCTGCGCTCGGCCGAGCTGACCCTGCCGGGTTTTACCCACGACCTCTGCTCGGCGATCCACCCCTTCGGGCGCGCCTCCCCCTTTTTTCGCTCGCTCCCCCTCGAAGCCTACGGCCTTAGCTGGGTGGAGCCGCCGCTGCCGCTCGCGCACCCCTTGGGCGGCGGGGACGCGGTGGTGCTCGAGCGCTCGCTAGAGGCGACGAGCGACGCGCTCGGCCGCGACGGGGCCGCCTACCGTTGGCTGATGGCGCCCCCCGCGCGCCACTGGGAGGCTTTAGCGGACGACATCCTCGGCCCGCTATTGCGCGTGCCGCGCCACCCCGTAGCGCTGGCGCGCTTCGGCGTGCGCGCGGGCCCGAGCGCCTCCTGGACGGCGCGGGCGCTCTTTCGGGAGGAGCGCGCGCGCGCCCTTTTCGCCGGCCTCGCTGCCCACACCATCTTGCCGCTGGAGCGGCTCACCACCTCGGCGATCGCGGTGGTTCTGGGCGCCCTCGGGCACGCGGTGGGCTGGCCCTTTCCGCGGGGGGGCGCGCAGAGCCTCGCCGACGCGCTCGTCCGCTTTTTCACCGCGCTCGGGGGTGAGGTGGTCGTCAACGCCCCCGTGCACCGCGTTGACGCCCTGCCGAGAGCGAAGGCGGTCTTTTTCGACCTCACGCCGCGTCAGCTCGTCGCCATCCTGGGCGAGCGCCTCCCCGCGCGCTACCGCCGCCGTCTGCTGCGCTACCGCTACGGGGCGGGGGCGTTCAAGGTGGACTACGCGCTGAGTGGCCCCGTACCGTGGCTTGCCGAGGCGTGTTCGCGCGCCGGTACGGTGCACTTGGGCGGCACCCTGGCGGAGATCGCGCACGCCGAGCGCGAGGTGGCGCGCGCGCGGCACCCGGCGCGCCCCTACGTGTTGGTCGCGCAGCAGAGCCTCTTCGACCCCACGCGCGCGCCCGCGGGGCAGCACACCCTCTGGGCCTACTGCCACGTGCCGCACGGCTCGGCGCAGGACATGACGCGCGCCATCGAGGCGCAGCTCGAGCGTTTCGCCCCGGGCTTCGGGGCGCGCGTCATTGCGAAAAGCGTCCGCACCCCGGCTGAGCTCGAGCGTTACAACCCCAACTACCTAGGGGGCGACATCAGCGGCGGGGTCAACGACCTTCTGCAGCTCCTCGCGCGCCCCGTGCTGCACCCCAACCCCTACCGGACGCCCGCCACGGGGGTCTACCTCTGCTCGGCGTCGACGCCGCCGGGGGGTGGGGTGCACGGGATGGCGGGGTTTAACGCCGCGCGGCGGGCGCTCGCCGAGGTGTGGGGCGTAGGGGCTTCAGCCGGTGAGCCGTAA
- a CDS encoding RsmB/NOP family class I SAM-dependent RNA methyltransferase, whose translation MSLPLEFRTRMQALLGGEAEALFGALQGPPHVGLRVNTLKSAPERFEALSPWPLERLPWCRSGYRLRVPEGAPRPGLHPLHAAGVYYLQEPSAMAVAEAVAPEPGAWVLDLAAAPGGKATHLGALLRGSGLLVANEVVPGRVRALGENLERCGVPNALLVSEPVERLAARWGGLFDYVLLDAPCSGEGMFRKSDDALAMWSTATVARCALRQRALLGEAAALVKPGGVLVYSTCTFAPEENEGAVAAFLRAHPEFTLAPLTLPGAAPGRPDWAADEADASLAHAARFWPHRAPGEGHFVARLHRAPEGTPPSGARAPRRPPALPRPVRDAWEAFCRDTFRAAPPFADRALELQGERLVALPEAAPEGRGLRVLRSGLWLGTPKKGRFEPSHSLALALPPEAVAAARQLELAPEDPRLGSYRRGEVVESSGEDGWLLVTTLGFALGWGRRVKGTVKNFYPRGLRLTG comes from the coding sequence GTGAGCCTCCCCCTCGAGTTCCGAACCCGCATGCAGGCGCTTTTGGGGGGCGAAGCCGAGGCGCTCTTTGGGGCGCTGCAGGGGCCGCCGCACGTCGGTCTGCGGGTCAACACCTTAAAGAGCGCGCCGGAGCGTTTCGAGGCGCTCTCGCCCTGGCCGCTCGAGCGTCTCCCCTGGTGCCGCAGCGGCTACCGGCTGCGCGTCCCAGAGGGCGCCCCCCGCCCCGGCCTGCACCCGCTGCACGCCGCGGGCGTCTACTACCTGCAAGAACCCTCGGCGATGGCGGTCGCCGAGGCCGTCGCCCCCGAGCCGGGGGCGTGGGTGCTCGACCTCGCGGCGGCCCCCGGCGGCAAGGCGACGCACCTCGGGGCGCTCCTTCGGGGTTCGGGACTTTTGGTCGCCAACGAGGTCGTTCCCGGGCGCGTGCGCGCGCTCGGCGAAAACCTCGAGCGCTGCGGCGTTCCGAACGCGCTCCTCGTCAGCGAACCGGTCGAGCGCTTAGCGGCGCGTTGGGGCGGGCTGTTCGACTACGTCCTCCTCGACGCCCCCTGTTCAGGTGAGGGGATGTTCCGCAAATCCGACGACGCGCTCGCCATGTGGAGCACAGCGACCGTCGCGCGCTGCGCGCTCAGGCAGCGCGCGCTCCTCGGCGAGGCGGCGGCGCTCGTCAAACCGGGGGGGGTGCTCGTCTACAGCACCTGCACCTTCGCCCCCGAAGAGAACGAGGGGGCCGTGGCGGCGTTTTTGCGCGCGCACCCCGAGTTTACGCTCGCACCGCTGACGTTGCCGGGCGCCGCGCCGGGCCGCCCCGACTGGGCCGCCGATGAAGCGGACGCGAGTTTGGCGCATGCCGCGCGCTTCTGGCCGCACCGCGCGCCCGGCGAGGGACACTTCGTCGCGCGGCTCCACCGCGCGCCGGAGGGCACGCCCCCCTCGGGCGCGCGCGCCCCCCGCCGCCCCCCTGCCCTCCCGCGCCCCGTCCGCGACGCATGGGAGGCGTTCTGCCGCGACACGTTCCGCGCCGCGCCCCCCTTCGCCGACCGCGCGCTCGAGCTCCAGGGCGAGCGCCTCGTCGCCCTGCCGGAGGCGGCCCCCGAGGGGCGCGGGTTGCGCGTCCTGCGCAGCGGCCTCTGGCTCGGCACCCCTAAAAAGGGGCGCTTCGAACCCTCGCACAGCCTCGCCCTCGCGCTCCCCCCGGAGGCGGTCGCGGCGGCGCGTCAGCTCGAGCTCGCCCCCGAAGACCCCCGACTTGGGAGCTACCGGCGCGGCGAGGTCGTCGAGAGCTCCGGCGAGGACGGCTGGCTGCTCGTGACCACCCTGGGTTTCGCGCTCGGCTGGGGGCGACGGGTCAAGGGGACGGTGAAGAACTTTTACCCGCGGGGCTTACGGCTCACCGGCTGA
- a CDS encoding metallophosphoesterase family protein, producing MKLLHTADWHAGRVLHGQSRTPEVREVLREIAELARSEAVDLVLVAGDLYDTKHPTPDAEAAVYEFFGTLAQAGIPSVVIAGNHDSPVRLDAAGGLLGLAGVRVLGNARVAQQGGVFELYAGGERARIAALPFVSERRIVKVTELLEEDPGRWRERYRQGMRKLIQNLTAEFRTDAVNLLLLHGTMRGATLANSEYQFHCTDDYTLDADVFPEACNYVALGHIHKPQGVEGMPEEAARYAGSPLQLDFGEVGDTKYVYLVEARAGAPTRILKAHPLAAGRRLKAVHCKRDELDRRLGELEFDGWLKLSVALERPEPGLKDRLKRDYPNLLVVEQRLPERGLEGGNGIDHTRVELVEAFGQFYRDTRGEALPAPLAEAFGELYRATDPLADEPSPAEGAA from the coding sequence ATGAAGCTGCTTCACACCGCCGATTGGCACGCCGGACGGGTGCTGCACGGTCAGAGCCGCACGCCGGAGGTGCGGGAGGTGCTGCGCGAGATCGCCGAGCTCGCCCGCTCTGAAGCGGTCGACCTGGTGCTCGTCGCGGGCGACCTCTACGACACCAAACACCCCACCCCCGACGCCGAGGCGGCCGTCTACGAGTTTTTCGGGACCCTGGCGCAAGCGGGGATCCCCAGCGTGGTGATCGCAGGCAACCACGATTCGCCGGTGCGCCTCGACGCGGCGGGTGGGCTCTTGGGGCTCGCTGGGGTGCGGGTCTTGGGCAACGCGCGCGTCGCCCAGCAGGGCGGGGTGTTCGAGCTCTACGCGGGTGGCGAGCGCGCCCGCATCGCCGCGCTGCCCTTCGTGTCGGAGCGGCGTATCGTCAAGGTCACCGAGCTTTTGGAGGAGGACCCCGGCAGGTGGCGCGAGCGCTACCGGCAGGGGATGCGCAAACTGATTCAAAACCTCACGGCCGAGTTCCGCACGGACGCGGTCAACCTGCTGCTGCTGCACGGCACCATGCGCGGGGCGACCCTCGCCAACTCCGAATACCAGTTTCACTGCACCGACGACTACACCTTAGACGCCGACGTCTTCCCCGAGGCGTGCAACTACGTCGCGCTGGGGCATATCCATAAACCCCAAGGGGTTGAGGGGATGCCGGAGGAGGCCGCGCGCTACGCCGGCAGCCCCTTGCAGCTCGACTTCGGCGAGGTAGGGGACACGAAGTACGTCTACCTCGTGGAGGCCAGGGCGGGCGCGCCCACGCGGATCCTCAAAGCGCACCCGCTCGCTGCGGGGCGGCGCCTCAAGGCGGTGCACTGCAAGCGCGACGAGCTCGACCGGCGCCTCGGTGAGCTCGAGTTCGACGGCTGGCTCAAGCTCTCGGTCGCCCTGGAGCGCCCCGAACCGGGCCTTAAAGACCGTTTAAAGCGCGACTACCCGAACCTCTTGGTGGTCGAGCAGCGCCTCCCCGAACGGGGGCTCGAGGGGGGTAACGGGATTGACCACACCCGCGTGGAGCTCGTCGAAGCCTTTGGGCAGTTCTACCGAGACACGCGTGGGGAGGCGCTGCCGGCGCCGCTAGCGGAGGCTTTCGGGGAGCTCTACCGCGCAACTGACCCGCTCGCCGACGAGCCGTCGCCCGCTGAGGGGGCGGCGTGA
- a CDS encoding AAA family ATPase, giving the protein MRPLRLELQGFGCFREVTAVSFDDLELFAISGPTGAGKSTLLDAMTYALYGSTARLGRQPGTTLFSAGKEQLAVAFEFALGAELYRVTRVAERKGGRSPKSEVRLEAFQGGVWRQLPESEKIAEANRKVEALVGLDYDSFTRAVLLPQGAFDQFLRGSAKERIKLLTSLLGLERVERMQRLAGERARLAKARMQGLTERLEGDYAGVTPERRGALRRELEAAEGSQRELTAQRAALGERLRDLEALAVLAERAQCARARLEALRAQAAEIAAARQALEHARAAQALEPPLEAEAALRARLEGVRREAAACAARAERAEAELERAQAALQEAAAAHARVPELSAQLEGLAEVRPLMAQLRARGGDLALAQETLPASQAADWDTAWDALGRLEAALPGLKRAQEDAQEAAAAAERAERAVTETEATIARTKEQLRVTCEEGKAAGAHKERCKEALEAARAQDQAAALRPHLHVGEPCPVCDQVVRDLPPPRPSQVAALQRAFDDAEARLQALRERYQAEKGRLGMLRQTLDDRREALERAQALRTRQTARLAEAEAVFRELGTTDPEALARLLRARRRELLVRLAQRICERTGGRDPEVAYRALSRERGALEAALRTAQSALAEARAARERERAAASAAASRLRDQEAEALAAAQRLSEALAQSPFKDAAAVRQAALAADRQAALATRLERYARDLEAAERESAKFSAELAGRTFDAEALSAVRRELSETEAALEAAQRRVGELSGELGRLERQLERAKALRQELAQARDEASLYTELDRDLHTQRFPSYLLDRVQRELALRASDILRRVTDGRFDLRFEGGEYSVLDAWSGELRSAKTLSGGESFITSLALALALSDTLAGSTALGALFLDEGFGTLDAETLDAVAGVLESLTVTGRMVGVITHVQELTERLPARLIVRKTPAGSVAAWEV; this is encoded by the coding sequence GTGAGGCCGCTCCGGCTCGAGCTGCAGGGCTTCGGGTGCTTCCGCGAGGTGACAGCGGTCAGCTTCGACGACCTCGAGCTCTTCGCCATCTCGGGGCCGACGGGGGCGGGGAAGTCGACGCTGCTCGACGCGATGACCTACGCCCTTTACGGGTCGACGGCGCGCCTCGGCAGACAACCCGGTACGACCCTCTTTAGCGCCGGCAAAGAGCAGCTCGCGGTGGCTTTTGAGTTTGCGCTCGGCGCGGAGCTCTACCGCGTGACGCGCGTCGCCGAGCGCAAGGGGGGGCGCAGCCCCAAGAGCGAGGTGCGCCTCGAAGCGTTCCAGGGCGGGGTGTGGCGGCAGCTCCCCGAGAGCGAAAAGATCGCCGAGGCCAACCGCAAGGTCGAGGCGCTCGTCGGTCTCGACTACGACTCGTTTACCCGCGCCGTGCTGCTGCCGCAGGGCGCTTTCGATCAGTTTCTGCGCGGCAGCGCCAAGGAGCGCATAAAGCTGCTCACGAGCCTTTTGGGGTTGGAGCGGGTCGAGCGGATGCAGCGCCTCGCCGGTGAACGGGCGCGGCTCGCCAAAGCGCGGATGCAGGGCCTGACGGAGCGGCTCGAGGGGGACTACGCGGGGGTGACGCCGGAGCGCCGCGGGGCGCTCCGGCGCGAGTTGGAGGCGGCTGAGGGGTCGCAGCGCGAGCTCACGGCGCAGCGCGCCGCGCTCGGCGAGCGCTTGCGCGACCTCGAGGCGCTAGCGGTGCTGGCCGAAAGGGCTCAGTGCGCCCGGGCGCGCCTCGAGGCGCTGCGGGCGCAGGCGGCGGAGATCGCGGCGGCGCGCCAGGCGCTCGAGCACGCCCGCGCCGCTCAGGCGCTCGAGCCGCCGCTGGAGGCCGAGGCGGCGCTGCGGGCGCGGCTCGAAGGGGTGCGGCGCGAGGCGGCGGCGTGCGCCGCTCGCGCCGAGCGCGCCGAAGCCGAGCTCGAGCGCGCGCAGGCGGCGCTGCAGGAGGCGGCCGCCGCCCACGCGCGCGTACCCGAACTCAGCGCGCAGCTCGAGGGGCTCGCCGAGGTGCGCCCCCTGATGGCGCAGCTTAGGGCGCGCGGCGGCGACTTGGCGCTCGCTCAAGAGACGCTGCCAGCGAGCCAAGCGGCCGACTGGGACACCGCCTGGGACGCCCTAGGGCGCCTCGAAGCGGCCCTGCCGGGGCTGAAGCGCGCCCAAGAGGACGCCCAGGAGGCGGCGGCCGCCGCCGAGCGCGCCGAGCGCGCCGTGACCGAGACCGAGGCGACCATCGCGCGCACCAAAGAGCAGCTGCGCGTTACCTGCGAGGAGGGCAAGGCGGCGGGGGCGCACAAGGAGCGGTGCAAAGAGGCGCTCGAGGCGGCGCGGGCGCAGGACCAGGCGGCGGCGCTGCGCCCGCACCTGCACGTCGGGGAGCCGTGTCCGGTCTGCGACCAGGTCGTGCGTGACCTCCCGCCGCCCCGTCCGAGCCAGGTCGCGGCGCTGCAGCGCGCCTTTGACGACGCCGAAGCGCGCCTCCAAGCGCTGCGCGAACGCTACCAGGCGGAGAAAGGGCGCTTGGGGATGCTTCGCCAAACCCTCGACGACCGCCGCGAGGCCCTCGAGCGCGCTCAGGCGCTCCGAACGCGCCAGACGGCGCGCTTGGCCGAAGCTGAAGCCGTCTTTCGCGAGCTCGGTACGACCGACCCCGAGGCGTTGGCGCGCCTTTTACGGGCTCGCCGACGCGAGCTGTTGGTGCGCCTCGCGCAGCGGATCTGCGAGCGGACCGGTGGCCGCGACCCGGAGGTCGCTTACCGCGCCCTGAGCCGCGAACGGGGGGCGCTCGAGGCGGCCCTGCGAACGGCCCAGAGCGCTCTGGCGGAGGCGAGAGCGGCGCGCGAGCGCGAGCGCGCCGCAGCGAGCGCCGCGGCGTCGCGGCTGCGCGACCAGGAGGCCGAGGCCCTCGCGGCTGCGCAGCGCCTCTCGGAGGCGCTCGCGCAGAGCCCCTTTAAAGACGCCGCGGCGGTGCGGCAGGCGGCGCTAGCCGCAGATCGCCAAGCGGCGCTCGCCACCCGTCTGGAGCGTTACGCGCGCGACCTCGAGGCGGCCGAGCGGGAGAGCGCTAAGTTCAGCGCGGAGCTCGCGGGGCGCACCTTCGACGCTGAGGCGCTCAGCGCCGTGCGGCGCGAGCTATCGGAGACCGAAGCGGCCCTCGAGGCCGCGCAGCGGCGCGTCGGTGAGCTCTCGGGCGAGCTCGGGCGCCTCGAAAGGCAGCTGGAGCGGGCAAAGGCGCTGCGCCAGGAGCTCGCGCAGGCGCGCGACGAGGCGAGCCTCTACACCGAGCTCGACCGCGACCTGCACACCCAGCGCTTCCCCTCGTACCTGCTCGACCGGGTGCAGCGCGAGTTGGCGCTGCGCGCCTCGGACATCTTGCGGCGCGTGACCGACGGGCGCTTCGATCTGCGCTTCGAAGGGGGTGAGTATAGCGTGCTAGACGCCTGGAGCGGTGAGCTGCGAAGCGCCAAAACCCTCTCTGGGGGCGAATCGTTTATCACCTCGCTGGCGCTGGCCTTGGCGCTCTCCGACACCCTGGCGGGCAGCACCGCGCTGGGCGCTCTGTTTCTCGACGAGGGCTTCGGCACCTTAGACGCCGAGACCCTGGACGCGGTCGCGGGGGTGCTCGAGTCGCTGACCGTCACCGGCCGCATGGTCGGCGTGATCACGCACGTCCAGGAGCTCACCGAACGTCTCCCCGCGCGGCTCATCGTGCGCAAGACGCCGGCGGGGTCGGTAGCGGCGTGGGAGGTCTGA
- a CDS encoding SPOR domain-containing protein gives MRSAARAAARLAVLTLLALALFGSGNAAAISYTVQVAALSDEAAARGLLQTLTEAGYPAYLVSVPGEAQTVFRLRVGAFTDRDAAQAFATAMRGVGGTVPVPALAEGIPRDLIPLEPRLVARYPFDPAFDRFAVVPWGEGGAALRMQGRFEDEPLEPTYHVLTPELIGAPFRAWRAAPSRAGGGRPGVVERVTNLWLFDPDAPYAGDGALDAYGEAQLREAAEALGLTPDQVRSYLFYEPGRGAPFLVVAERYRPAEGAGGRYPALGNPRDAAMPASGPELTWFGRAAPEGFPASVPEALFELSSVVTEMGPSRDDAATEAVSGASWRARRDGAYTRLEVGGRSWRALVGVPLWASGDALLVLEGEDVVIYDLEHEPEGASGT, from the coding sequence ATGCGCTCTGCTGCTCGAGCGGCGGCGCGCCTAGCTGTCCTGACGCTCCTCGCCCTGGCGCTGTTCGGCTCTGGAAACGCTGCGGCGATCTCCTACACGGTCCAGGTCGCAGCGCTCTCCGACGAGGCGGCGGCGCGCGGCCTGTTGCAGACCCTGACCGAGGCGGGTTACCCCGCCTACTTGGTCAGCGTTCCCGGGGAGGCGCAGACCGTGTTCCGCCTGCGGGTGGGGGCCTTTACCGACCGCGACGCCGCGCAAGCCTTTGCGACCGCGATGCGCGGCGTCGGCGGGACGGTGCCGGTGCCGGCGCTCGCCGAGGGCATCCCACGGGACCTCATCCCGCTCGAGCCGCGCCTCGTCGCGCGCTACCCCTTTGACCCCGCGTTCGACCGCTTCGCGGTGGTGCCCTGGGGCGAGGGGGGGGCGGCGCTGCGCATGCAGGGGCGTTTCGAGGACGAACCCCTCGAGCCGACCTACCACGTGCTGACCCCCGAGCTCATCGGCGCGCCCTTTCGCGCGTGGCGCGCGGCCCCCTCGCGAGCGGGCGGCGGGCGGCCCGGGGTCGTCGAACGGGTGACCAACCTGTGGCTTTTCGACCCCGACGCGCCCTATGCGGGAGACGGCGCTTTAGACGCCTACGGCGAGGCGCAGCTGCGCGAGGCCGCCGAAGCGCTCGGTCTGACCCCGGACCAGGTGCGCTCGTACCTCTTTTATGAACCGGGGCGTGGCGCGCCCTTTCTGGTAGTCGCCGAGCGCTACCGGCCAGCCGAGGGCGCCGGTGGGCGCTACCCTGCCCTCGGCAACCCGCGCGACGCAGCCATGCCCGCGTCCGGCCCCGAGCTTACCTGGTTCGGTCGCGCCGCGCCCGAGGGGTTTCCAGCGAGCGTCCCCGAAGCGCTCTTCGAGCTCTCCTCGGTCGTCACCGAGATGGGGCCGTCCCGCGACGACGCCGCCACGGAGGCCGTCTCGGGGGCGTCGTGGCGCGCACGCCGCGACGGTGCCTACACCCGCCTCGAGGTCGGGGGGCGCTCGTGGCGCGCGCTCGTCGGGGTGCCCTTGTGGGCGAGCGGCGACGCTCTGCTTGTGCTCGAGGGTGAGGACGTCGTGATCTACGACCTCGAGCACGAGCCGGAAGGCGCGTCGGGGACGTAG